One genomic region from Rosa rugosa chromosome 1, drRosRugo1.1, whole genome shotgun sequence encodes:
- the LOC133725011 gene encoding cinnamoyl-CoA reductase 1: protein MTADQSSSVSGHGQTVCVTGAGGFIASWLVKLLLERGYNVRGTVRNPDDPKNAHLRELEGARERLSLRKADLLDFESLKDAINGCDGVFHTASPVTDDPEQMVEPAVNGTKNVIVAASEAKVKRVVFTSSIGAVYMDPTRGPDVVVDESCWSDLEFCKNTKNWYCYGKAVAEQAAWDEAKEKGVDLVVVNPVLVLGPLLQPTINASIIHVLKYLTGSAKTYANSVQAYVHVKDVALAHILVYETPSASGRYLCAESVLHRGDVVEILAKFFPEYPIPTKLKDDGKPRAIPYKFSNQKLQDLGLEFTPVKQSLYDTVKSLQEKGHLKVPTKQEQDSIKIQS, encoded by the exons ATGACTGCTGATCAGAGCTCTTCAGTTTCCGGCCACGGCCAAACTGTGTGTGTCACCGGGGCCGGAGGCTTCATCGCTTCTTGGTTGGTGAAGCTTCTTCTGGAAAGAGGCTACAATGTTAGAGGAACCGTGAGAAACCCAG ATGACCCAAAGAATGCTCATTTGAGGGAGCTGGAAGGAGCCAGAGAGAGGCTGAGCTTGCGAAAAGCCGATCTTCTCGATTTCGAGAGCCTGAAAGATGCCATTAACGGCTGTGATGGCGTTTTCCACACAGCGTCGCCTGTAACTGATGATCCG GAACAAATGGTGGAGCCGGCAGTGAATGGAACAAAGAACGTGATTGTTGCCGCTTCTGAAGCCAAGGTTAAACGCGTGGTCTTCACGTCTTCAATCGGTGCCGTGTACATGGACCCGACCAGAGGTCCCGATGTGGTTGTTGATGAGTCATGTTGGAGTGATCTGGAGTTTTGCAAGAACACCAAG AACTGGTACTGCTATGGGAAAGCTGTGGCGGAGCAAGCAGCGTGGGATGAGGCCAAAGAGAAAGGAGTAGACTTGGTGGTGGTGAACCCAGTTTTGGTGCTTGGACCACTGCTCCAACCAACCATCAACGCCAGCATTATCCACGTCCTCAAGTACTTGACTGGCTCGGCCAAGACTTATGCCAATTCTGTTCAGGCCTATGTGCATGTTAAGGACGTGGCATTAGCACACATACTGGTGTATGAAACTCCCTCGGCATCTGGCCGTTATCTTTGCGCCGAGAGCGTCCTTCACCGTGGAGATGTAGTTGAAATCCTCGCCAAGTTCTTCCCTGAATACCCGATACCCACCAA GTTGAAAGATGATGGGAAACCCAGAGCAATACCCTACAAGTTCTCAAATCAGAAGCTACAAGACTTGGGTTTGGAGTTCACTCCAGTGAAACAGAGCCTATATGATACTGTCAAGAGCTTGCAGGAGAAGGGTCACCTTAAAGTTCctacaaaacaagaacaagactCCATTAAGATCCAATCTTAA
- the LOC133725009 gene encoding metal transporter Nramp1-like, whose protein sequence is MAAEGSTGEQPQFIASAGNRSYSNAPLIENSDTEKIVVPDRTSWKNLFAYMGPGFLVSIAYIDPGNFETDLQSGAQYKYGLLWIILVASCAALVIQSLAANLGVVTGKHLAEHCRAEYPKKTNFILWVLAEISIVACDIPEVIGTAFALNMLFNIPIWIGVLLTGLSTLMLLALQQYGVRKLEFLIAFLVLTIAGCFFAELGYAKPAATEVLDGLFVPQLKGNGATGLAISLLGAMVMPHNLFLHSALVLSRKIPRSVRGINEACRFYMVESGFALMVAFLINVSVISVTGAVCNSSSLSAEDQKNCQDLDLNKASFLLRNVLGSWSSKLFAVALLASGQSSTITGTYAGQYVMQGFLDLRLRPWLRNFLTRCLAIVPSLIVAVIGGSAGAGKLIIIASMILSFELPFALIPLLKFTSSKTKMGAYANSTVISTITWIIGSLLMAINIYYLMSGFIKILLHSHFELVGVVFLGILGFSGMTLYLAGIVYLVFRKNKEAPHLLALTTPESREMANAQLGCLTREDIVSMQLPQRRSTEDID, encoded by the exons ATGGCTGCGGAAGGTTCCACTGGTGAGCAGCCACAGTTCATTGCAAGTGCTGGAAACCGAAGTTACTCAAATGCGCCGCTCATTGAGAACTCAGATACAGAGAAAATTGTTGTTCCAGAT AGGACAAGCTGGAAAAATCTATTTGCCTACATGGGTCCGGGATTTCTTGTTTCAATTGCGTATATAGATCCTGGAAATT TTGAGACAGATTTACAGTCAGGGGCACAGTACAAATATGGG CTACTTTGGATAATATTAGTTGCTTCATGTGCTGCTCTTGTCATTCAGTCTCTAGCAGCCAATCTTGGGGTAGTCACAG GAAAGCATTTGGCTGAGCACTGTAGAGCTGAATATCCTAAGAAAACAAACTTCATCCTTTGGGTTCTTGCTGAGATTTCTATAGTTGCATGTGACATCCCTGAAG TGATTGGAACTGCCTTTGCATTGAACATGCTCTTCAATATACCTATATGGATTGGTGTTCTCCTGACAGGACTCAGTACATTGATGCTTCTTGCATTACAACAATATGGG GTTAGGAAACTTGAATTTTTGATTGCATTCCTTGTACTCACAATTGCTGGATGCTTCTTCGCTGAGCTTGGCTATGCAAAGCCTGCTGCTACAGAAGTTTTGGATGGGCTTTTTGTTCCCCAACTCAAAGGAAATGGTGCTACTGGTCTTGCCATCTCGCTTCTTGGTGCTATGGTTATGCC GCACAATCTCTTCCTTCACTCTGCATTGGTGCTTTCTAGGAAAATACCACGATCTGTTCGCGGAATCAAT GAAGCATGCAGATTTTATATGGTAGAAAGTGGCTTTGCTCTCATGGTAGCCTTCTTAATTAATGTCTCCGTTATTTCCGTAACTGGTGCAGTTTGCAATTCCTCTAGTTTGAGTGCAGAAGATCAGAAGAACTGCCAGGACCTGGATTTGAATAAAGCTTCCTTTTTACTAAGA AATGTGTTAGGTAGCTGGAGTTCCAAACTCTTTGCTGTAGCCTTGCTGGCATCAGGTCAAAGTTCTACTATAACAGGAACATATGCAGGACAGTACGTTATGCAG GGGTTTCTTGATTTGCGACTTAGGCCATGGCTTCGAAACTTCTTAACAAGATGCTTGGCAATAGTCCCTAGTTTGATTGTTGCAGTCATTGGTGGATCTGCTGGGGCTGGAAAGCTGATTATTATTGCATCA ATGATTTTATCATTTGAGCTGCCTTTCGCATTGATTCCACTTCTCAAGTTCACCAGCAGCAAGACCAAGATGGGGGCATATGCCAACTCAACTGTG ATTTCAACCATCACTTGGATCATTGGTTCTCTGCTCATGGCCATCAACATATACTATTTGATGAGTGGATTCATCAAGATACTTCTTCATAGTCACTTTGAACTTGTTGGTGTCGTGTTTCTCGGAATACTTGGATTCTCAGGCATGACATTGTATTTGGCCGGAATTGTGTATCTGGTGTTCCGTAAAAATAAGGAGGCACCACATCTTCTGGCATTAACAACTCCTGAAAGCAGAGAAATGGCAAATGCACAGCTGGGTTGTCTCACAAGAGAAGATATTGTAAGCATGCAACTTCCTCAGAGGAGGTCTACTGAAGATATAGACTGA
- the LOC133738107 gene encoding kinesin-like protein KIN-7C, mitochondrial isoform X2 → MASAGALTAKIRRTKAPLLEEVPKLQRLAVKKLAYLPDKKREYVIDDDALSHASELSVEGRDDITNLDELVKDYKRNRRRGMLGWLKLKSKVGDRLHTSMDVS, encoded by the exons atggCATCTGCAGGTGCTCTGACTGCCAAGATTCGCCGGACCAAGGCTCCATTGCTTGAAGAGGTTCCCAAGTTGCAGAGATTGGCTGTAAAGAAG CTAGCATATCTGCCTGATAAAAAACGGGAATATGTGATTGATGATGATGCTCTAAGTCATGCTTCCGAGCTTTCAGTGGAAGGAAGAGATGATATCACTAATCTTGATGAGTTGGTCAAGgattacaaaagaaacagaagACGTGGAATGCTCGGATGGCTTAAACTGAAA TCCAAAGTTGGAGATAGGCTACACACATCAATGGATGTCAGTTAG
- the LOC133738107 gene encoding kinesin-like protein KIN-7C, mitochondrial isoform X1 yields the protein MASAGALTAKIRRTKAPLLEEVPKLQRLAVKKLAYLPDKKREYVIDDDALSHASELSVEGRDDITNLDELVKDYKRNRRRGMLGWLKLKQSKVGDRLHTSMDVS from the exons atggCATCTGCAGGTGCTCTGACTGCCAAGATTCGCCGGACCAAGGCTCCATTGCTTGAAGAGGTTCCCAAGTTGCAGAGATTGGCTGTAAAGAAG CTAGCATATCTGCCTGATAAAAAACGGGAATATGTGATTGATGATGATGCTCTAAGTCATGCTTCCGAGCTTTCAGTGGAAGGAAGAGATGATATCACTAATCTTGATGAGTTGGTCAAGgattacaaaagaaacagaagACGTGGAATGCTCGGATGGCTTAAACTGAAA CAGTCCAAAGTTGGAGATAGGCTACACACATCAATGGATGTCAGTTAG